The genomic segment ATAAACTCTTGTGAAAATCTATCTGTCCCGAAGTAGAGAAAGGCACAGCAAGTCTCCGTCAGTCTCTAACTGTTTCAACAAAGTCTTAGTATTGTCCACAAGCTTCTAACTTTTCAAAGCACGCAGGTATAAAGGACACAGATATTACGCAATTGAATTTTACTATAAGTACTCCGTAAATATAGTAACAGATGTCAGTACCAAAATTATGAGGCAGCACAGAAAAAACTTTCAGCCATACACTTTTTAACTTGCCTTCAAGATTTGTATGATAGAAAAGTTACTACCTAATTAGCAAGGCGACAGAGGCAGGTATGCTTGACCAAAAAATGAAGCAATTCCTGCGAGAAGAGTGAATGAGAGCCAATGGCCTGTTGAAGAATGGCTGTACAAACGAGTATATTCGTATGCACTCAGGACTATCTAAGAAAGGTTGTTTTACATATCTGCTCGATGTGTAAAAGAAATCTGGACTGGCAGCGAGTGCGATTATGCAATTTCATGCCATGTCTGAAGGGTTGTTTATTAAATACTGTAAGCATGCGTCTGAAAAAAGTCTTGATTTGATAAACACTCGCTCAAGTATATCtgtgtttttttaatgtgtgTTAATTGTACgattatttctaaataattcaTGAATGGAAATATGGGTATGTAGGAATAACGAATGCATCCAATTAATATTGACTGTCTAGTGAATGCAACATTTCAGGCTCAAAATCTATTATTTTATCTAGTGCAAGCACAAACCATTACCGAATTTCTCGCTGTTTGTGAATAAAAGATGAAGTTGTGACggtattttgtcatttacttgTCATGTGTAGCATTCATTCGTgcagagagagggggggggcaggGTGGGGACAGGGCAGGGGAggaatttaaatgataaaaataactatgGGTAAGCTGTTCTTTCCTTTTCCCACTTTCCTTCTTGCTTTCCTTAACTTCTCATCTGTCTGAATGTTTAGAAGAAtgtgtagtatatttatttatttcctttttccacgAAACTATACAGCAGTCGCATCGGGTAAAATATTTAATGGGACTAATTAATGGCCTCTCATTTCAGCATGTAAATTTTCAAGGTGTGAACTGTCAGTTGCATGATTTTATAATTGTGTATCTCTCAGGTAATATTATCAAAGGAAGTGTTGATATTGCATGCAAGGTCAATGAAAACCCAAAATGAAATGAACACTTTATCATGTAGTTTAACTGATACTTAAGAATCATATAGATCACACATGACTGTCTGTACTATTTACACGCAGACATAGGCGACTGTCTTTAAGTAATGTTGAAAATTGAGAACTTCCGTAAATAGTTTGTCTGTGAAACCGTTTCAGAAtcatttttaatagaaatttagctttttataatataattggTTACATTTTTCCCACACAATCTCCTTCAACAACATTTTCAATAgtataaaattactttcaaagcATGTTAGTGTTATTTTGCGTTGTGATTGAAAGTAAATCTGTGGGTCACTGAAAATAGataccgtttaaaaaaaaatcagtaacaacTGTAGTAATAACAAGTAAATCTTATAACAATGTTCGACCTAAATAACTACTGTATCACTTATAAAGTTATTTCGAAACGCAGGCAGCAAAAATAAGGCTCTTTTGTAGTCCCTTGATTACTTCCTATCTGCAGGTCACTTGAGAAAGTTTGTATATGTTGTACGTCATATTGACCCTGCTATTCATCTTGGAAATTCTAATTTCTTTTGCCGATAGATTATCGTTCTGTGCGATCGACTGTAATAAACATCAACACTGTGAGCGTTAGAGTAGACGTGTGGGCTGATGGATAAGCTAATGAGTAGAAGCTGATTTGTAGAAGAGATTATGAAGTTCAGTGCCCTGAAGATTGTCTGACGTAAGCTTTCTATGGCCATTGATCACTCTGTAATATTGCTCAGTTAACGGGAAATCAGTAATGTCTGTTAGACAGAGAGGTTTCGCTCTAAGGAGTCAGTACTATTTATATAGATGAGTTTAATGAGGAGGTTGAGGTTATGAGTTACTGAGgtgagaagatgaagaaagatgaAGGACTGGACACGCCAGAAAGTGTATGAACTTAGGGAGAGCATGAATAGGTTTGGGACGTTGTCCTTAAGAAGAGAACGTTATCTTTCCTTTGAGGGGTGTGTCCTCAGGAAGGGATCGGGGTGTCTGGGTCAGGGGCGAGTTCCTTTAGACAGCAGATATGCTTGCATATAGACAAGacggggctaagaaccaaatCAAATACTCGAATAATGAAGACCAGAAAAGTCAGCTTGTTTGTTGTGTTACAAAAGGAATATTAACGAAGACAGGGAAACATTTTTTAGAAATTGTTGGTCGtaataacataaacaacaacagTCAAATGACAGCTAATTACCATGACAAATGAGACGAAAGAACAGATTCCTCCTCGATGGCGACGACttcaatgaatataaaaactaaCTTCATTTCCAGCGCTGACGTCGCTATTTTCGCTTCTTGATAACAcgagagggaaagaaaagaaaaatggattccCATTCTCTGCCTATTTTGGTTGCGACCCAGAAGGCAATAATTTACCAGGAGATGTAAAGTGTGAATATTGAACGACGCAAAAGAAAGtgtttttgtcttcttttcaaAACAGTTTTCCTTGTCTGTTCAGTGTTCTCTTCTTATGTTCTTTTGGGGTGGCTTTATATTCATCGGTTTTTACTTGACTGATTTATGAGATTTAGACTGTCAAGCCAAGAAGCACCGtgacactttcggccattcaccgctgaaggcagtgaaaagagggagttggagttgttggacagcaagataaacagatccagaaaataaagatgaagtacaaggatctacaaAAGGATCTCGGAGAAGACCccatagttgcactaagaagtaatagttagagaagttgggaagtaaaaggataagaaagcgggtgcagctagtggccgaaggggcGCTAGAAACACCTTTAGCAGTGCCTGTTGTGTTCATCGGTGTTCTcctcttattctttttccttcaagTTCGTCGCTGCCCGCGATTACGTTCAACGTTCCATTTTTCTGGTTTGATATGCCACAATTTTATATGCGTTGGTGTCTAGTATACATGTCCTTTTTCTATATCCTACTTTGATTGTTCATCACTGTTGTACGTTAACGTTCAATGCTCTTGGTGTGCTCTTAGTTTACAAATGTTTGTACTTTCAAATCGAAACAGTCGTTCTCGTGTTTGGTCATATCTGCCTTTTTTTATCGTAACGTTCTCTCTGTCTAATTATAGACAGAACTCGCATACACGTGTACACACataaattcacatacacacacacactatgtatatatatacatatgtatatatatatatatatatgtatatgtatgtatatatatacatacatatacttatatagatttttgtcacatacaagcgtgacatttttatatactcACGGTTATTAAACCataaacatcgtttaatatccagttcactatagtAATATCTTACACCGAATGGGAATTATACATGATAAGTGCTTAGTCCTCGGCATCGGCCCAAATACTGCCGCGAACGATGCACATATCgcttatctatacatatatacatatatatacatacacacacatatatatatatatatatatatatatatatatatatatatatatatatatatatatatatatatgtgtgtgtatatacacatatatatactgtatatatatatatttatatatatatatatgtgtgtctatacatatatatactgtatgtatatatatatatatatatatatatatatatatatatatatatatatatatatatatatatatatattactaaaggacctcattcaaattggatggtatctaatggagtttttattcaaaaagttacaagctttcttggacaaacagtccacattatcaagtatccgtacggatacttgataatgtggactgtttgtccaagaaagcttgtaactttttgaataaaaactccattagataccatccagtttgaatgaggtccttttagtaattctactaatgcacagaacaattgtgtatgtgataaagttaatatatatatatatatatatatatatatatatatatatatatatatatatatatatatatatatatatatatatatatatatatatatatacatatatgcatgaagCCTAGACTGCTGAGTAATGTAAAATGCGATTAACAAGACCAATTTTTTAATCTAggttattttccttcaaaattatcTCCCGCCCTAATTGGAGTTCAATCAGcttttttcctttgcatattaTCTGGTAGTGCTTTTTAAATGATATGCAGTTGATTACGATCCTCAGTAACGGCAGGTAATACCGTTCGTCATTTTTTCTAACTGATGTTTAGAAATTAAGCATTatgatgatttttaaaatgtGGTAATCTTTTGTGCTAGATAcattttaccaaaatatatatcattttgtttAACGTTTTGTCGAAAGACCTATAGTTCTTCAAAAGCATGCCGTAATGAAGTCATTTGTCTGATGTCTGAATTTTGAAAGTCCAGTGACAGCTACAGAGCAAAAAAGTTTTTGCTAGGAATATAATCTTTCTTAGCGATTTTCTCCCACAAATGACAAAATCAGAAAACGATGTATGTCACTTTCAGCcattacaatacatacatacatatatatatatatatatatatatatatatatatatatatatatatatatatatatatatatatatatatatatatatatatatatatatatatatatatatatatatatatatatatatatatatatatatatatatatatatatatatatatatatatatatatatatatatatatatatagattaatctTTATACAATCCTTCGTGATTTTTATCTAGGCCTAAACGGCATACGTTCAGATACATGATTTAGtacttcctaattttttttaaagactttttgaTAAAGTATAGGAGAGAGGGTTTTGGCTGGACACCTTTCTCTTCATGATTAATCATTATGAATGGGACCATTAAATCATTGTTCCAGAGACTCGTAAGGCTGTTTCCAAGCATACGTTCGTGAACGTATACTGAAAATTGGGACTGATAAAACGAAAGATTTTGAACAGCTTAAAACAAGAGAGTCGAAGAGAAacagttgaaaattaaaaagggaTACGAAGATTTGCAGCTGTACCTTCTACAGTGTGCTGTTCAAGGCGGTTCTTTAAAAaggaccacttttttttttttaattcattgacTGGACGGAAAGCAGCTCGTGACGCAAAATTAtcttgaaagaaacaaaaatctaaaatattacgaaaaattaatgaacaaaaattctTCTTGCATTCACATTCTCTACTTTTACCTGAATGACATGCAAACAGTCTAAtgtgggtaaataaaaaaaaaaaatctaagcgaTTGGTAAATAATAAAGATGGCTTTCTTTCGCCTCATCAGGTAAACAATATAAGCCTTTAAAGCAATTACTCACGAAATGACTGATGTAAAAGATAAGGCATTGGCTACAGTTTCTGTTATGCCCTGGGTATAGTCAAGGGtaaaaaatttcagttaataCATTGGGCAACGAAGCTGAACGAAGGTTTTGtctaaataaaagtttctttttcaggTAGTTGTCTATTcgcaaaatatttcagaaaccaGAAGCTTCTTATGGGCCAAGTATCAGCTGACTAGATTTTGAGATTGGTTTAGACAGATCCCGGATAAGgtttgaagtttttctttcaataaaaatatataaaaaaaaagacaaaagttacCTACGGAAATCAGTTAGATTTTGTGGACGACCATGTCctgtaaaaacaaaagaactggTTCTATTCTGAGAAGATTCTGAATTGGAATGCGAATTCCAAAATAGTTTCTTGGTTCCAGATATGCGCGCTTCGTGTGGTTTCAAAGTGATAACTGAAATGAGGAATAATCATCAActtccattaaatatatatatatatatatatatatatatatatatatatatatatatatatatatgtgtgtgtgtgtgtgtgtgtgtgtgtgtgtgtgtgtgtgcattatttatatatatatatatatatatatatatatatatatatatatatatatatatatatatatatatatatatattctcaatggAAATTGATATTACTCTTCACTTTATTCGTCTCTTTGAAACCACATTAAACCAGCATATCTAGGTCCAGGAACTATTTTGGAATTCACATTCAATTCAGAATCTTCCCAGAAtagaatcactatatatatatatatatatatatatatatatatatatatatatatatatatatatatatatatatatatatatatatatatatatatatatatatatatatatatatatatatatatatgtatatatatatatatatatatatatatatatatatatatatatatatataaatatatatatatgcgtgtgtgtatatatatatacatatacagtatatatatacatatatatatatatatatatatatatatatatatatatatgtatgtatgtatatatgtatatgtatataaatttctgactcacatcaggatcgaacccaggtctttcaattgaaaggtaaggcctagtgggcagcgcccttgcctttcaattgaaagacctgggttctatcctgatgtgagtcagaaatttatttctgttccgcacgtgattgtgtgttgattatttctatgtatgtatgtatatatatatatatatatatatatatatatatatatatatatatatatatatatatatatcaattatcaaAGTTAATTAAGGGCAGGCATGAATAAGTTCACATCAAGCTCTAAGTTTATTTTGCTTCTCTCCGAGCACCAGCCTGCACAAATTTCGTTCGTATTTACAAATGTCGATTCAGTCTCTTAGGAAttcaaaaattttcagttttttttttttttttttgcctaaagcTTTACAGCTAAAATCCTGCAAAAAGTTTATTCGTATTTctaaatttttagtttatataaagCTATACGCATAAAATCCTGTAAAAATTTCATTCGTGTCTGCAAAATCCGATCCAACCTCTGAGGAATTAAAAgatattaaggtaatttttattatcGAAAGCTCTACGACCAAGATCAATGTcgggaattttttaaaaatcgtaaaaatagtttctgcgtgagagagagagagagagagagagagagagagagagagagagagagagagagagagagagagagagagagagagagagagttggttccAGACTTTACTTTCTCCACTACATTTTACTTTTCGAAGGAAATGATCAAACAGGCAAAAATATTAGCAACGAACTTTAATTTGCCAAAAAGTTGCTCGTTAAAGTAATCCTATAACGCGTAaccacaagtaaaaaaataaaaaaaaataaaagactcaGAAGGAAGTCACAAATCCAGAGATGCTAAACGACCTACGAACTCCAGAAGCCACGAAAGTTTTGAAACTTACGATTCGTTAAGGACAGAAACCAGCCGGGTAACGAGTGATCAAAACGAGTTCAGTTGCAGCGATGGCCTTATTCCTGACCGttatgacttgaaattaaagcttcctaATTGTTAGGCACATTCTTAAACGTTGCCCCTTCCTGATTGTTAGTTATAAGCGCAACCTAGAATTCTCTGAATGAACTTCGTTGAAATGCCTCTGGGTTTTATGacttttgtgtttcattttgttattgttattctgttAGAGAATAATCATAAGCTTAGTTGAGTTCTATATTCTGTTAGAGAATCATCCTAAGCTTAGTTCATTTCTATTAATGGGCTTTAATTAGCCCTTTATAATAtgcacaaatacataaatacataatcacattataaatacataattatgaaactgaaaaattgaaaaattaaagcacatTTGTGTCTAGTTCTCCTTGTTCAGAAGTtgattatgttattattatagcGAATATATTATTCGTAGTTAATCGTAAGTCCAGGAATGTCGACCGTATTTAACTGCCCCGTTATGTTAAAAGTAACCGGCGTAGTCTTTGGACCCTGCAGTATCGTAGCCTTTGGACTTTGCAGTATCGTAGTCTTTGGACTCTGCAGCATCGTAGTCTTTGGACTCTGCAGTATCGTAGTCTTTGGACTCTGCAGCATCGTAGTCTTTGCACTCTGCAGTATCGTAGTCTTTGGACTCTGCAGCATCGTAGTCTTTGGACTCTGCAGTATCGTAGCCTTTGGACCCTGCAGCATCGTAGTCTTTGGACTCTGCAGTATCGTAGTCTTTGGACTCTGCAGCATCGTAGTCTTTGGACTCTGCAGCATCGTAGTCTTTGGACTCTGCAGTATCGTAGTCTTTGGACTCTGCAGTAACGTTCAGTATCGGTAATGATTTCTATTCAAATTCTTAGAATGAACTTGGCCCAGATTGGTAACACTCTCAACCTTTTGAGTATCTCCAGCTGAATATTaagtcttttaaattttttcttgattactCGATCAATTTTTGCTCTAGTTGGTGCCATCGTATAGGAAGCGATCTTTATTAGAAACTATGAGTGAAAGTCCTATATACTAATTACTTGATTTTGTAACGTCACTTGTTTCTGAAAGGGCTTATGCTAATGTCCGCAAGCTTATTGACAACTTAGCATGTTCCCAGTTGGACTTAGAAAAATTTCCTGGCTAAAATGAAGTTCCCACTGGGTAGCTTTAGAGTGTGGTCATACtgatatagatatgaataaaattcatacTCACACTCATTCTCATTAGAAATTCTGACTCATTCTATCTCTGGCATTGTAATACAAGGGTAGATGATCAAGCTTGGGCTGATAGTCTGAGTGAATTGACACTTTTGGTGAGCACACAAAAAATCAACATATGGCAGCTCGGATGATCAAAATGTGAGGTGATTTGTGTTTATTGGCAAACTGCTCCATCATGGCTATCTGAACCATTTTTTGAATAAGTTTTTAATGTGATTAAAAAAttctgtagcaaaaaaaaaaaatggttgcacTGAAGGACAACATTTCACAAAGCATCTGGAACCCCAATATTGATAATCAACAAAACCCTCATTCAGAACTCGCTTGTTTTTGCCAGCGACTCCGGTAAGTGAGTTCATCTGAAATTCTGATATAGCGTTTATTGATAACCAATACTTCCTTCAGCGGATGCCCGAGAAGCATTCTCAAAAGGGGGATATTTGCTTCCCATACCCATCATCACCTgatgttcctttttctttttttttttttttttttgccctcccTCTGTTGTGACCTGTGACCTTGGGCCCTGCTACTCGAGGGAGAAGTGTTTCCTTCATCTTTTATTCATCACAGAATCgttcatcttcattttcaacGGATAGAGGAATGGCACTTGGTGCCAAGTCATTAGTGAAGACTGAAAATGAATGGCTGAGAGAGTCAAAACTATTTATTATATGAATTCATCCCTAACTTACAGAATAATTCATGAGGAAAAGATCAGTATTTGCGTATGCAACAACCAGTTACATGCATGAGTGAAtcaagtcaataaataaaagaatattccaATCATGtaagaaaactgagaagaatgaataaaacaagaatataaagcGTTTTCAAGCACAAGCAAGCCAGCTTGAAACAGATGTCGGGCAATTGTTCATACATGGCATTCGTTGCGCAGTTTACATAAACCAAATGATTCTCCACTGCTATTAAAGTTATGCCTAAATCAGAGCCTCTGggcctttttacttttattacgaCCACAAGACATCTTTAGTGATTCATATGAGGCCATTTTGCGGGCGAGTTACAGCCAAGCAATTGTGTTTTCCAGAAGCCATTTTCGGCGAGGATTATGCGGAACGTAACGATACtgcgaggaagaggaggaggagaaggaggaaaagtaggaggaggaggaggaggaggaggaggaggaggaggaggaggaggaattcggAGGTCCTACCAGCTGCTGCAGGAGAAGCCATCGTGAGAACAATCCCggaaatggggggagggggaaggggcagTCTCTTGCCATGATCTTCGGTTTTATGAAGAATCATTCATATCGCACCTCCCGAGTGAGTCGTAGAATctttgtaacctctctctctctctctctctctctctctctctctctctctctctctctctctctctctctctctccccgtcggTAGGGACGTTCCCATCAGTATATAATGATGGAATGCTTGAAAGTACACCGTTCAGGAATtgtatatatgaaaggaaaaacgagtgattttcgttttttctctctctaatgaggTCTTCTGGTTTAAGCTTTACATCTgataattctgataattttacgtttgtcttcaatttttataaagtaaaaagactacacacacacaaacacacacacacatacatacatacatatatatatatatatatatatatatatatatatatatatatatatatatatatatatatatgtgtgtgtgtgtgtgtgtgtatgtgtgtgtgtgtgtgtgtgtgtgtgtgtatgcaaagagCAAGACTGAGTACCCAGTTGATTAAAAACGTTACCTAACTTTTCATCCGAGCTTAAGTAAACTGGGTTAGTAGGACTTTGAGATATCCTTCTGAGTAATTAACTAGCAGGaccttaaaaaaaattgaggtGTTCATCGGGAATTTGGCATATTTTTCGATGAttgcttctcaaaaaaaaaaaaaaaatcataaaaccctCTTTGGGTTGGGTCagtaaaattcataatattcCGACCCACTATTACTCGTAGGCAATATTTAACGAAAGTGTGAATAGGTATGAAACTTTAATATCGAGAAATGTCAGTTTTATGAGCGTGACCTTCACAGCAATGAGACTTATGatcatatttcatgtttattactGTCCGTAACGAATCAGTGGTGAAATCCAGAGGCCCTGGGATACAAAGTTCTTAGGTTGCTAAAGACTATTAGATTTTTTACGtttatgtctgtatgttttttgttttttttttaagtcagtaaCCTTTGGGAACATAACCGGATAGCGTAATATATCAGTTAATAAAACGCCATGTATCAAATGCGGTCAGTAGAATTTGTACAgcacctctctctcgctctctctttctctctctctctctctctttctctctctctctctctctctctctcccctttacttgataattaatgtatatgtaaCAACCTATCCCGAGAAGCCATAGCAATCAATAACGTGATTCTGACGTATTTATTACTTCTGATGTATTTATTACTCCTACTATAAATCTTAGGCTTTCTTCTACCTTGTTAATCTATTATGGCTAAAATGTTTACGAGAATTATTTGAagtatttttgttctattttcctTGATTCTTCAAAATCCCTTATTAATAACCAGCtctctttaaattttcattaaaccGGGGAAATAGATTCAGTGATAGTTTTGGTAACCTATTACGGCTACAATGTTTATAAgaattcttgtgtttttattctctttttttttattcagaatccCTTAATAATAACCAGccttctttaaattttcattagaatGAGTAAATAGATTCAGTGATAGCTCTTTCCATTAAATCCttcatatttcaaattttctgagatatttttttccaaataagaTAATAAGTAAAACGTAAATATAACCAGGAAAATATCTTCCAGGATATTACCAAAACTTGGTTATTTCTATTCAAGACCACAGTCGATCTCTCATTATACAATGCAGATCTCCTCCAAAATTTTGTAGATCTTTCCCTGCAGACAAATTAGGTGCAtattaaagagaaagagatgaaggTATCACTTCGAAATTAACAAAGTATTGAATAAATCCTATTTTCTAATATATCCAGTTTCTACTGAAAACCTTCTCCCGTTGtacg from the Macrobrachium rosenbergii isolate ZJJX-2024 chromosome 43, ASM4041242v1, whole genome shotgun sequence genome contains:
- the LOC136829033 gene encoding protein starmaker-like gives rise to the protein MILHKTEDHGKRLPLPPPPISGIVLTMASPAAAESKDYDTAESKDYDAAESKDYDAAESKDYDTAESKDYDAAGSKGYDTAESKDYDAAESKDYDTAECKDYDAAESKDYDTAESKDYDAAESKDYDTAKSKGYDTAGSKDYAGYF